One Pseudomonadota bacterium genomic region harbors:
- a CDS encoding SOS response-associated peptidase, whose protein sequence is MCGRFVRTSSIPVITKRFNVEKLFLPEIPPSYNIAPNQEVVIINNNGVAKQLLPCRWGFLPSWAKDMSMGMINARAETVAEKPFFRYALNKHRCLIAADGFYEWGNKNSKRYPVYIKLKSGEPFGFAGLYNFWESPDGSMIPTCTIITAEPNELINPIHQRMPVIIPKDDEDQWLDPALEDKGILLQLLKPYPSGAMELYPVSPKMNSPLYNHPENIQPIEVQ, encoded by the coding sequence ATGTGTGGCCGATTTGTAAGAACAAGCTCAATTCCAGTAATCACAAAGAGATTTAATGTCGAGAAACTCTTTCTGCCAGAGATACCGCCAAGCTACAACATTGCCCCGAATCAAGAAGTCGTTATAATTAATAACAATGGAGTAGCAAAGCAACTCCTTCCTTGCCGCTGGGGGTTCCTCCCTTCCTGGGCAAAAGATATGTCTATGGGTATGATTAATGCCAGAGCAGAAACAGTTGCAGAAAAACCCTTTTTCAGATATGCGCTAAATAAGCACCGCTGTTTGATTGCTGCCGATGGATTCTATGAGTGGGGAAACAAAAACAGTAAAAGATATCCGGTATATATTAAACTTAAGTCTGGCGAACCCTTTGGTTTTGCCGGTCTCTATAATTTCTGGGAATCACCAGACGGAAGCATGATCCCTACCTGCACAATCATAACCGCTGAGCCTAATGAACTTATAAATCCGATTCATCAGAGGATGCCGGTTATTATACCAAAAGATGATGAAGACCAGTGGCTCGATCCTGCTCTGGAAGATAAAGGTATACTCCTGCAGCTCTTGAAACCATATCCGTCTGGAGCTATGGAACTCTATCCTGTTTCGCCAAAAATGAATTCACCTTTATATAACCATCCAGAAAATATACAGCCCATTGAGGTTCAGTAA
- a CDS encoding metallophosphoesterase, with protein MKTRLHREVVWRTILLAVIIWALGAPLCFAGSDVWKFVIFGDTRHPDPMTATGVSHRLPELSQAIAAEKPELVFFYGDFINGYYTHKHSPLFRKYRLQFDNWLAAMKPVYDRGIPVYVIRGNHEYGAEGLPDLELFRIYEEYFANKMPQNGPEDAKGLTFSVVHRGAKFIGLDQYVGEKGEVNMNLMWLKAELANNSHPFIFVYAHAPAFRVMKARSHPFDFFNNHKQRDTLWGMLKEYRAPVYFCGHDHLYSRSQKDGIFHVCAGNGGANAQDYDPAQVDQALQNLYPTIPVPKEKAGIAFMVVTIDEQAGVAGVETKLLQEDGRIIVGDTFSIKARQ; from the coding sequence ATGAAAACAAGGTTACATAGGGAAGTAGTCTGGCGGACAATACTTTTGGCTGTCATCATCTGGGCTCTCGGTGCTCCGCTTTGCTTTGCCGGGTCCGATGTCTGGAAATTTGTGATCTTCGGAGACACCCGTCATCCTGATCCGATGACGGCGACGGGCGTCAGCCACAGACTTCCTGAATTGTCACAGGCTATTGCCGCGGAAAAACCTGAGTTGGTGTTCTTCTATGGCGATTTTATTAATGGGTACTACACCCATAAACACTCCCCGCTCTTTCGGAAATACAGACTCCAGTTCGACAACTGGCTGGCAGCCATGAAACCTGTCTATGACCGGGGCATTCCCGTTTATGTCATCCGCGGCAACCATGAATATGGCGCCGAAGGCCTGCCCGATCTCGAATTATTCAGGATCTACGAGGAGTATTTCGCCAATAAAATGCCGCAAAACGGGCCGGAAGACGCCAAAGGACTGACATTCAGCGTCGTCCACCGGGGGGCAAAATTCATTGGTCTGGATCAATATGTCGGGGAAAAAGGGGAGGTGAACATGAATCTGATGTGGCTAAAGGCGGAACTTGCCAATAACTCCCACCCCTTCATCTTTGTCTATGCCCACGCCCCTGCCTTTCGGGTCATGAAAGCGCGGTCACATCCTTTTGATTTCTTTAACAATCACAAACAGCGTGATACGCTCTGGGGAATGTTGAAAGAGTATCGGGCACCTGTCTATTTCTGTGGCCACGATCACCTCTACAGCCGCAGCCAGAAGGACGGGATTTTCCATGTTTGCGCAGGAAATGGCGGCGCCAACGCTCAGGATTATGATCCAGCCCAGGTAGATCAGGCATTGCAGAATCTCTATCCTACGATCCCAGTGCCAAAGGAAAAGGCAGGAATCGCCTTTATGGTCGTCACCATTGATGAACAGGCCGGGGTTGCCGGGGTTGAAACCAAACTGCTTCAGGAAGATGGCCGCATCATCGTGGGCGACACTTTTTCCATTAAGGCGCGCCAATAA
- a CDS encoding DUF5329 family protein codes for MNRNFIIIAIVIVLAATMVLAEDTRLQKHTDETIAYLLAFVAKSDCTFIRNGQFYTGKQASYHMNTKRQYFKDKIATPEDFIRLAATKSIQTGEPYLVRTKEGKGSRCDEWMKQVLEEYRKTSKDNEEKKNYG; via the coding sequence ATGAACAGAAACTTCATTATTATTGCCATCGTAATCGTTCTTGCTGCGACTATGGTCCTTGCCGAAGATACGAGGCTTCAAAAACATACAGACGAGACAATTGCTTATCTGTTGGCTTTCGTTGCCAAATCCGATTGTACCTTCATTCGGAACGGTCAATTCTATACCGGTAAGCAGGCATCATATCACATGAATACCAAGCGTCAGTATTTCAAGGACAAGATCGCGACCCCAGAAGATTTTATCCGGCTTGCTGCCACCAAGAGTATTCAGACAGGTGAACCATACCTGGTCAGGACAAAGGAAGGAAAAGGATCACGTTGTGACGAGTGGATGAAGCAGGTCCTGGAGGAGTACAGAAAAACCAGTAAAGACAACGAAGAAAAGAAAAATTATGGCTAA
- the ald gene encoding alanine dehydrogenase — protein MVVGVPKEIKVAENRAAIVPAGVEALTKAGHKVIIEKGAGLGSGISDEAYAQVGAEIVDTNVEIFKRAEMIMKVKEPLPPEYPLFQEGQIVFTFFHLAPAPDLTQAMLKAKIIGIAYETIQLADGSLPLLAPMSEVAGRMSIQVGGYFLYKHNKGNGVLLGGVPGVEPGKVVILGGGVVGINAAKMAIGNNADVYILDIDLNRLRYLDDIFNGRVKTVMSNRYNIARLIQDADLVVGGVLVAGARAPKLVTRDMLPKMKEGSVIVDVAVDQGGCVETTHPTTHDYPVFVIDGVVHYCVANMPGAVARTSTFALTNAALFYALKLANLGYKEALEQDPALLKGLNLFKGRLVCRPVAESQGIECAPIEF, from the coding sequence ATGGTAGTTGGTGTACCAAAAGAGATCAAGGTTGCTGAGAACAGAGCTGCAATAGTACCTGCAGGGGTTGAGGCCCTTACCAAGGCGGGTCACAAAGTTATAATTGAAAAAGGGGCGGGGTTGGGCAGTGGGATCTCGGATGAAGCCTATGCACAGGTTGGTGCAGAGATAGTCGATACTAATGTTGAAATCTTCAAAAGAGCTGAAATGATTATGAAGGTGAAAGAGCCCCTTCCTCCTGAATATCCATTGTTTCAGGAAGGTCAGATAGTATTTACCTTCTTTCATCTTGCTCCTGCACCAGACCTTACCCAAGCGATGCTTAAGGCCAAGATAATAGGCATTGCCTATGAAACAATCCAGCTTGCCGATGGCTCGCTTCCTCTTTTAGCCCCTATGAGCGAAGTTGCAGGTAGAATGTCGATCCAGGTTGGTGGATATTTTCTCTATAAACACAATAAGGGGAATGGCGTATTGCTTGGCGGTGTTCCCGGCGTAGAACCGGGTAAAGTGGTAATTCTCGGCGGCGGTGTCGTGGGTATAAACGCTGCAAAAATGGCCATTGGTAACAATGCAGATGTGTATATTCTGGACATTGATCTGAATAGACTTCGCTACCTGGATGACATTTTTAATGGAAGGGTTAAAACTGTAATGTCAAACCGCTACAACATTGCAAGACTTATTCAGGACGCAGACCTTGTAGTAGGCGGTGTACTTGTAGCAGGCGCAAGGGCGCCAAAACTGGTCACAAGAGATATGCTTCCGAAGATGAAAGAAGGCTCGGTTATTGTCGATGTTGCCGTTGACCAGGGTGGATGTGTAGAGACTACTCATCCAACCACCCATGACTATCCTGTATTTGTAATCGATGGGGTCGTCCATTACTGTGTGGCGAATATGCCAGGTGCTGTTGCCCGAACCTCCACCTTTGCGTTGACAAATGCAGCTCTGTTCTATGCTTTAAAGCTTGCTAATCTTGGGTATAAGGAAGCCCTTGAGCAGGATCCAGCTTTATTGAAGGGTCTCAATCTGTTTAAGGGCAGGCTTGTATGTCGTCCGGTCGCCGAATCCCAGGGGATAGAGTGCGCACCGATTGAATTTTAA
- a CDS encoding thioredoxin fold domain-containing protein — protein sequence MDRDVLNDKEINPVLKKDVVYVRIDVDKKKDIASLYNIRGYPTIALLEPSGKGIAQVPGYIPKKEFNKILSFLKGKHYKTMTLREFLKS from the coding sequence ATGGACCGTGATGTCCTGAACGACAAAGAGATTAACCCTGTCCTGAAGAAAGACGTAGTGTATGTAAGGATCGATGTGGATAAAAAGAAGGACATTGCCTCACTCTATAATATAAGAGGCTACCCGACCATAGCGCTGCTTGAGCCATCGGGAAAAGGCATAGCACAGGTGCCGGGGTATATACCAAAGAAGGAGTTTAACAAAATTCTCTCATTTCTAAAGGGAAAACATTATAAAACGATGACCCTCAGAGAATTTCTGAAGAGTTAG
- a CDS encoding zinc ribbon domain-containing protein: MEILFIWFLFGIVAAVIANSRGRGGCGWFIIGTLLGPFALIVAFLPSATQKAMDKAAERGEYGKFKKCPFCAEIVKIEAVKCKHCGSELPRNPINQSNNIYDAAGAALGNAAGKVWRKFNHKG, translated from the coding sequence ATGGAAATTTTGTTTATCTGGTTTTTGTTCGGCATAGTCGCGGCGGTCATTGCGAACTCAAGGGGGCGGGGTGGATGTGGATGGTTTATAATCGGAACGCTTCTCGGCCCTTTTGCGCTTATTGTGGCGTTTTTGCCTTCAGCTACACAAAAGGCCATGGACAAAGCAGCAGAACGAGGGGAATATGGGAAATTTAAAAAATGTCCTTTCTGTGCGGAGATTGTGAAGATAGAAGCTGTTAAATGTAAACACTGCGGCAGTGAATTACCCCGCAACCCCATTAATCAGAGCAATAATATCTACGATGCTGCAGGCGCAGCTCTGGGTAACGCCGCAGGTAAAGTCTGGCGCAAATTTAACCACAAAGGTTAA